Below is a genomic region from Drosophila kikkawai strain 14028-0561.14 chromosome X, DkikHiC1v2, whole genome shotgun sequence.
ATACTTCAAATTGAGTTTTttagtaaaagaaaaattatctCACAaatcttatatttaaaaacaatttttaagattttctataaaattaaatgttctcaatttttgaaatttaaattattatttataattattcttttaataaattattaaaaatactctgaattattttatttatttaaaaatattatttaaagacaCACAAATATTTTCACAATTATTTTGGTTAACACAGGCACGgtggaatatttttatgcAATATTTGTAGAATTTTTTCCACTATTTTTGTACTGATTTTGTACTAACAAATATGCTttgatattaatatttctaaatctttgtaaatattaaaaacctcCCCCTTATTGCGGACCTGGTCATAACAGCCCTCGTTGACGTAATCGCTTTTCTTGCCTCCTCTTCTTTTTGCGTACCACCGTATTGGTCTTTTTggcgtttgttttgtttatgagGCTCTTCTAGGCGCACAGTGGTTGTGAAGTGATTTTCACAGGgctataattattaattttaaagttatgTTTTCTTAGCACTCAATTTGTAACTcagatattaattatatttatttaaaaatgtttgttttttcagTTTCTATTTTAAGGAATTATCTTGCACtgtttttcttacatttttcatttaagCTTTAATGACAGTTTCTATGCTTGGTGCacattttgatttattgattTGGTAAACATGTTTTTCAAAAGCAATCAACCTGCTGTTTTTCCCCTATTTATACTACACATTGATTTTTCCAAGCTAACCACTGTGGGCCAATTATGCGTGTTTCATGTTTGAAAGGTGACTTTTATAAAGGTATTTCTACTATTTCTCTCCCCCCCCAGCCTGGTTAAACACAAAACACCCCGAAAGCTTTCTTCGTCTAGTCCAGCGAATACAAAATCGGACCCACAACAATGTGCGGTATGTAAATATAtcgaaaaccgaaaaccgaaaacctGAAACCAGATGCCAATGACAAAAGCACCGGATTGGGGAGAACAATAGTGACACAAATTGGacgaggcaaaaaaaaaaaacatatatatacatataaaacgGGAGACAGAGACTGGGGGCTTTATCAATCACGACTTTCACCGAAAATAGCCAAACGAAGGAAAATAAGCCTCACGCTCAGATGATGCAATTGCCCACTGTGCTCTTAAATGTTTTACACACTTGTCGCGGGCTGTTTATCAATGCCCACcgctgttgttttttgttgttttttttattgttatcgctgttatttttgtttttgctgccgctCATATCACCAgtgtcatgtgtgtgtgtaaggtGTGTGTAAACGCACAACTGCAGTCAAAATTGTAGCTAATCTGGCACTGATTAAgcacttgggaattataaaggAAATTGGGAACTCAAAAGTTGCACAAAAACTAAGGGTATATCAATAGgagccttttgtttttttttttaggtttcaaaatgtttatatatatgataaatatatggtctcttataaaaaaaaaataaaatttaaattctttacaatacatatttaacattttataacaattcacttttatatatttgtaggTTTTCATTAATAAGTAAAACTTtcgtttaaaaaaattagtcacttattttttaaatatttcaaacttgtaaaaataatatttaatgtttttttacggaatctatttttaataaatttatatttctattattattttaacctCGTCTGTGCccattattgttatttttcggGACAccttatgtattttatatatttataaatattttttatattatatatttattgttccattattattttaatacaatttaagtatttttatatttataaaactttttttttattttatttatttattgtttcacTATCATTTTAACCCCTGCTGTGCCCCTTTTGGTGGGTCGTTGATTTTGTATCTCTGCAACAGACCCAATTACGAGTGCATTACTCACTGCGGCGATAGCGATACACTATTGATATTGCCGCGGCAGATGCAACGTCAATTGGCAGTGCAACTGTGCAACACACAACGACACACAGAAATTGCAGCTGCAATCGTCACGTACGCGGCTTAATTAAATGCGCTCGGCACTCGCGCACGGCACACCACGACGCATcgcaacaaaatcaaaatcaacaagaaattaacaaaaagcGACGGTGAGCAGCAGCGAAAGGGACGGCGGTTGACAGGCGACtaaaatactaaaataaaGCCAAGCGACTAACTACTACTCTGGCCTGGCCAAGTGGCACACACACGAACGAAGGCACACGGCAaccgaaaaataaacaaaaaatcaacagaaaccaaaaaccgacaaaccaaaaaaccaaaaaccgaaaaatccAAGCAAAACAATACCGAATGGGAATAGGAATACGAATGCGAATGCCATAGAAATGGTAATGGAAATAGATGTAACCAAAAAGCTAAAGAAATACCGGCCGCACCTCTGCCGCCGTCGCAGTCGCTGCCTCAGTCGACGCCAGGCGGCCCACGCAAACGTAAAACGGAAAGGGAGAGACCCCAAAAAGTGGTAACACAGACATTAGGCCAACTTTTGTGATACCTAACAATGGTAACAACATGGGTAGACTATCACTTTTAAAGagagttttttaaaatattcataaaaataattaaatattagagatcaggaatatatatccatatagATCGGTATATTTATAGAGAAAATAAATCACTGAATGGGAGAAACACTTAATACCCGGTTCGTAATAATAGAGATAGTCGTCATTATCCCTGTTTGCAgctagaaccagttgggaatcaTAGTGCAACGTGTTGGCATTTTTGCTAATAAGAATGTAGTTAGCAtttgtcattgtttttatattattttttattaatgtgCCATTATTCCAGATATGTTGCagaaaaatacatttcttttttgtttatatgaatATAATACATTTAAGAAATTgctaaatattgaaatattcatGGTTATATTGCATTGCACTCTACTATCTGGTTATCTGTTATCATTTACGTCTTGGTGGTTATTtgcaattgaatttaatttaaaaatatgatagGGAAATACACAGTGATGATAATACAATGAAACGTCATTCAAATAGTACAGAGAGCTGGCACATGAGTTCATAAATTAGTTAATCTTTCTGGGGAACTTTTTAATCAGCGCCCAAGTGAGTCACACTGAGGCAAATGGGTGGCCCTCCAGCTGATATGCCTCACGTGTGAATAGGGCATATTAAACGCCACTCGAATGAgttttgaataatatttacatttattcaCATGAGTGCGAGTCTCACTGAGCGAGTGTGAGTGGGTAATTTGTGTGCAGAGCgaaaaattttgaatattaaatataacattttgtgatttatttttaattagtttggaatttaatttgaaaagggtttctttttgaaattttttaaaatttaatttctaaaaacagaaatctgaaaataaaaaagaatagtatatatttttctcactGTGCAGCGGAGGTGGCCAAAAACGCGAGCGAGTTGCGTTGTTAATGTGCGCAAAACAATGCCGAAACTTTTGGGGGATGGGCAACTTGGGGGACTGAGGATCGTCTCAGCGAAATATAAATGACGAAATTATAGCAGCAACAACTAGTTATAAACAATGCACATTAAATGCCAGCAGAGGCATAAGAAGCCAGTCGACAGACAATCGTTTCGTATGTCGACTTCAGAAGCAACCTGAAGAAGCGCTCGTGAGTTTTGCGTTCAGGTTCAGAAGATTTGGCAAGCTGGAtagtacacaaaaaaaaagtcaagTGAAACCGGAGATCTAATCAATGGAAAATCCAGTATATTATGTAAACTATAACTTTATAGTTTCAAGTACTACGCTTATGGGTCTTAAGAGACCTATTAAAAATGACTCAGTCAACTTGGCTTGAAGAGATCACGCATTTAAAGAATGAATAGGGTTCACTGATAAGTTATGTAATGACAAGAAATTGggggtattttttatattaaaatattaattataaaaatagaatACAAAAGGAATTTGTTTAGCTAAGGGCATAAGATcggaacagaaaaaaataagtagtatataatttttgggaGAGACCCAGACTTCATCTTCATCTCATAGACTATCCCTCttaaaattcgattttttaatattatattataaaatataataaaataaagatatatcAGGAATCAGGAATATTCATCCCCAAATtcacaaagaaaataaattactgAATAGAAAAACTCCCAACACTCGTCCTCATCAGTACTGACTTCACCTAGTTGCAGCCAGAACCAGTTGAGAATCATAGGGCAACGTAAGCGGCAAGTTTATTCTTTTAGGTGATATaaaattttcatataaatttaattttaataattattattataattattattattattgtgctTCAATAAAGTTGCTGCCTCTACtcagatttattttttatagtattaaaatattattacttaATTCATTTCAACAAATTTAGACTCTTTGGTATCGAGCTTACAATGTTTTCAAAAGGAATTTATCAAGCTAATGGCATACGATCGGaagagaaaataatatttagtatAGCATATTTTTAGTTATACATACACAGACTATAGAAAACCGTTGAATTAGATAACGACGACAAGGGCACGTTTGCGATCCTGATAACCATCCTAGACGGCGCTTTCCAGAATGCTCACCGAGGAGGAGGTACGCAGCTCGCATAGCTCCTGCATGAGATCCCGAAAGAGCATCGGGTTCACATTGACACTGACCTTCATCAGGAGGAACCAGTCACCGATGGTCAGGTCCCGCAAAGCGCGCTGCACATGCCGCATGCTCATGAACCGCAACTGGCTGCGAATCATCTGTTCGCGCAGGTAACTGCTCAGGATCATGGCCAGCCGACAGAGCAGATTCAGGCCGGACATCAGGGCCATCAGCAGGAACCAGGCCCACAGGAACACGAAGATCTTCTCGTTCAGGATATTCAGCGGCAAGATGCACAGGTTGTCCATGATGGTGGCCGTGCCACTGGCTCCGAACTTTAGCACCTCGCATTTGGCGATTTTCGGGAAGACGCTCGATGAGATGCGATTCCAGTGGTCCCAGTCGTACAACGGTATAGTGGCCAGGGCTTGGAGGTACTTGGTCCAGAAACCGTTGAGAAAAACTTCCAGGACTATTATGTTCACTATCTGCAGGTTGGCAAAGGCCGTCATTAGCTGGGTTTTGGTGGTTTTTAAACAGAAAAGCCTTCCAAGAAGATGATTTTTTCGGGGTATTGTTGAAAATTGGAATACGTTGGCCATCATTAACTGGTTTAAGCTGAATTTTGTTAGCAGAAAACCCTTCTAAAAAGATGATTTCTTGgggttgtgttgtgttgttagctagtgtttttgttattgaaaaattgaaatacATTGCTGGACTGTCGCTGTTGTTGAAGTGTGtctttaaatttgttgttgAAAGTATGCCGGTTGCTGCCCGGGTGTCCTACTCACACTGATTAAGAAATTGAGGACCTCGCAGAAGACATACTTGGCCATGTAGCTCAGGTGCATGTCCTCGTAATCGGTGGTGAAGTACTTCACCAGCAGGCGCAGCCTTGTGTTGTAAGTCTCCTCGGAGAGCAAAGCCTCGCCAACCTCCGAACAGAGTTGCTTCAGTCGCTGACCCTCCCACACCTTCCACAGGCACGAGGGGAAGTAAAAGACGAACGCCTGGAAGAGCAGCAGGATGATGACCCACTGGTAATAGCGCAGATACACCCGCTGCGACTGACCACGGATTTCGGGGCCCACGCCCTCGGCTATCGACATGGCCCGGGCATACGCCTCGTCGTAATCCCCCAGCCGGCGGAGGCTTGATCGCTGGTAGGAGGAGCGATAACGGCTGCGGGAATTGACCTTCAACTGGGATTTGTTGGCTACCACCTGGTCGGGATAGGGTGGCGGGAGGGGAAGCTCGTTGTAATTGTCCAGCCTGAGGATGTAGGTGCCCATGGTCCAGCAGTAGGATTGCACATACTCGATGTTCTTCTCCTCGGTGATGCACTGAATCGGATCCCCAAAGTACTGACGCGCCGACAGGAGCAGGGAGCATGTAAGCAGAATCACCACCGTGCATTTAGAGTGGATGGTGAAGACGGCGTCGTAGATGCGAATCGATTTAAACTGCAGATATTTGGACAGCGGCTTTACCGCCGAATACATTTCTTCTGCCTCCGGAAAGAGTTCTTCGAAGACTGCTTCCAATTCTCACCGCTCCGTTCCGCTCCACCTTGGAGCGCTATCCTCGTCTGCGTGCCTGTCCGCCTCCCAGTTCTAGTCCACGTCCACGTCCACCACGTCGTCCTCGAACCCCGCCTTGTCCTCGTTCCAGCCTGCTGAGTAGCTTGCTTGTGTTGGGTCCTTGGATCGCTTCTAAAGCTCAGATGCAATTGCCGCCGGCCTAGGATGGTAGCCAGTTCAGAGTTCAGATCGTCGCTTGgcttaacatatttttttgtgcgtGCCGTCATTATTACctacttatttttttacctcatttctctctctctctgagatCTGTCACTGTCAGACACAACAAAAGACAGCTACAAAATCACTCAGCCAGGCATGAAAAGTCAATCGAAAatctttgaaattataaagttAATGAGAGttgttgcctacttttgggCATTTGAAATAAAACCAATACTTCAGCTTTGCTTCGATCACAttgccttttttatttatttattattttattattcttaacCACATCTAGATCCTGATCtagagaaaaataataatcattattCTCGCGATGCAGCGCTTCAGCCTTGGCTCTCGGGGTCAGCTCATCGTCGCTCCATTTCGTCAGTCCAAGTTCAGGAATCCAATTATCGAAGGTATCTGCAATTAGGCAAAAGGTGTGTGCACAGGGCTAATTaccataaatcaaataaatttataacgCGACCTTCAGGGTCCAAATAACTTGGCATCACCTTTTTtgttcacaaaaaaataacaataattggTGAAGAGATGTACCCAAGGTGGTGggtttttgtatattaaaaaaaatgttgaaaacttgaaaaaaaatattaaaataaatgttgatatttttaaaaatatatttacaacttgaaaaaaatatttatgtaaatatatataactaaaagaatagaaaataaattatttatttattaattttgctctTAATTtcatatcgaaaatatcataataattaatcgcattgaaaattaaaatattaatattatcgaaaatattctaaaaaaaatttaacttaatttattttattttcgataatattttaaaattaaattataatttaatttatcaatttttttttatttatatatcattTTATAGTTTTGATGTTTAACAGAATTTATTGACCAACACTAACAAAAAATTCATATATTCTGACATTCAAATTTGCTTAACGTTTCTCTTGAAttccattttatattttttttaataaataaatatttaaatttaatatataaaaccaaGACTTATTAATAAGCTAAGATACCACAATATAAAACTATATCTCATATGCATTTTTCAAGCCatcaattaattttcaagTGTATAAACTTAATTAGGAAGTGGCAAATTAAGACTaaagctaaataaaaaaaaaaaacaatatttatttgccatCAATTTCCTGGCAGCGGTGCTCTTTGTCCAAGTCTCTAAGTACTTGTGCAAAACAAAACTCCAACACCTCCACTTCCATGGAGCTTGAAGCTTCGGCAAAGCAAAGAAGATGAAAATCAACCATAAACTGGCGGTGTTCCCTGAACTTGACCTCCATGGTGGGAGCCACCACTGAAAGCCACTCGAAAAACCAACACGAACACGTCACGATCGCTGATCGAGCGGCGGAGCACCAAATTGAGCGTTAAGAGCTTCTCGTTTGGCTTCCTTTTGTAATTTCAATACTTATTAATTCTTcttgtgttcttttttttgttgtatttttttatgtctGGCCCCAATGAGTTGGCaggtttttcttctttattttgttgtccaaattaaaaattcagcaAGAAGTATGCGGAAGTCGAAGAGGTATCTGGTGGATACGACTAagcttttgaatttatttttagaactaattctaaagtatatatactttataataaactatttatttaatttaattttataatttttgatatatcTTAGCTGCTCTTTGTCTCCATCTGATTCTGACTTGTCATTTTCCCATTCTAATTCCAAATCCGAGACATCATTGtagtcatcgtcatcgttCCGCAACGCTGAGCTCAGTAATAATTAAGATACTGGAGCGCTAAAGGCACAGATACTCGTACTGTAAGATACTTGTACTCTGAGCTACTACTCGTACTGCCAGATACTAGCTTCTACACAGTCTTGATATTCCTTGGCTAGTTAGTAGTAGCCACTACTGTACCATATCTGTTTCTATATCTCTTGAAACTacaattgtttattattcACGAGAATGGCAGGAGGCGGTAGAGCCTTAGGACCATATCTCAATGTCCCCCACAACATATGCTGgccattatttttatttttgtttttcagctGGTCAAATCATTTAGGCAcagtgaaaaatatttaaataaataattagaatatttaattcaagatttaattcaacaaaatataataaataaatatttaaagttaagaGTAATAATTTTGTAGGCTCGTTAAAAgtcctttaaatatatttaaatttatttaaattaaatataaaatattattaaataattaaatgtattttaattaaatataaaatattaaaaaaaaataattaacatttttaactattaaaagttataattttaggCTCTTTAAAAccagtttaaatttatttaaatttatttgaattaaatataaaatattgaaataataaattaaaatattgaactacaaatttaattcaattaaatagaataaataaataattttaagttaaaattaataatttgtaggCTCATTGAAAcccctttaaatatatttaaatttattttaaattaaattaaaatttattttatcattTTCCCCCTGTTAGTCTGGTCTTTCAGTGTTGTCCCGATTGCCACATCCACCTGGCCAGGTGTTTTGTGGCCGGAATTGCCTGGGCTAGTTTGCAGAAGGAAAGTGAAAGATCTTGGATATGGCAGACCGAATCAGAGATCAGTGGAACCCAAttaaccccaaaaaaaaaaactaaaaaactaaaGCCAATAATCGTTGCTGCCCCTTAAAATATGCACACGATATAAAGCTAGCTtcactattattatttatatttatattatttttatttttatttttatttgtaatttttagcTTAATTTTAAGACAAGTGCAACCTTCATTTGGCAAACGCTAATAAAGCTAATtgtctaaataaaaacaaaataaattggatCAACAAAAGCTCTGTCTGAAAGAGCTAATTAGCAACACGCTTCTATTAGGTAACACACTTTCTATtaatataaagtaaataaataattatataaagaattgaatgaatttaaatattttgaaatctaATTTTGGCTCTAATACATATTCAAAATCCAAATGTGGTTCAAGGTTCAGTTTAGTTCGTTGAGGTGAGAGGTGAAGTTCACCTTGGCTAACCTTTGCTACCTCAAAGTGCAGTCCAGTTACACATACGATATTTGgctttataattatatataaatatacataacatatatatacttgCTCAATTAGCAAACGATGCTGTAAGCAAACTCAAAACTCAAACGGGAAATCACTGAGAAGTACGATGGCCCTTTTTGGCTGGTAACTGGTTTCACTTCCGCGCTAaacaaatttgatttattttatttatttattatttcccgCTCTCTATTCAAGATGAATTATGTTGGCTATGGCCCCCAAAAACCTTGACCATGCCCCAAAGTCACCACATCAGTGTGGAAACCCCTTCTCATACACTAATTAGCGATCCAACAGATCAATGCTAACACCATTGGATGGATGCTACTCTGCACGCTGCATGATTAGCGAATTTCGATCAAAATTTTAactataaaacaagaaaattggTAGAAATTGGCCTgaagttttattaaatacagaTTTTATGGTCTAAATATtctgtataaataattattaattaattttaaagaattcctaggaatataatataatataagttaagtatatctttaaaaaaatgtgtgagaaatattttaaatttctttctagagcttgaataataaataaacattttgtacATCATCTCATTTATCACCCAAATGCTAAGATATCCATTTTCagcttttaaacaaattatttttagtgaTAAATGCTAAGTAAAGTTTATTAAACCAC
It encodes:
- the Inx5 gene encoding innexin inx5, with the translated sequence MYSAVKPLSKYLQFKSIRIYDAVFTIHSKCTVVILLTCSLLLSARQYFGDPIQCITEEKNIEYVQSYCWTMGTYILRLDNYNELPLPPPYPDQVVANKSQLKVNSRSRYRSSYQRSSLRRLGDYDEAYARAMSIAEGVGPEIRGQSQRVYLRYYQWVIILLLFQAFVFYFPSCLWKVWEGQRLKQLCSEVGEALLSEETYNTRLRLLVKYFTTDYEDMHLSYMAKYVFCEVLNFLISIVNIIVLEVFLNGFWTKYLQALATIPLYDWDHWNRISSSVFPKIAKCEVLKFGASGTATIMDNLCILPLNILNEKIFVFLWAWFLLMALMSGLNLLCRLAMILSSYLREQMIRSQLRFMSMRHVQRALRDLTIGDWFLLMKVSVNVNPMLFRDLMQELCELRTSSSVSILESAV